ATTTATTTCTTGATACCCTTAACCAACCCACTAGATTCGCCCCTGATTTTTATGTAAGGCAGGTAAACTTGTGTCTAAAGTGACTTTTTTCTAGTTTTTATTAAGAGAGCTCTTTGAGCATTTTTGTGCAAGTGTCTTTGTCCTTGATCACTTATTTGTTGTATGCTATATAAAGTAAATGAATCACAGAATCAGAATCAAATAAGCAGAGTTGAGATTGTTATATAATGTCTTGAGTATATAAACCTGTTagcatttcaaaaataaaataaaatgtctGAGTACATATATAACTGTACACACACAAATCTACACGTTGTTTTGAAATATGAGATTGTTATATTTGAGCATGACTTAGTtctttcacttccttcaactaGCTAATGAAGTTTTAGTAAATATAAATTGAACAAAATCGGACAACAACCAAATCGATAAATTTGTATTATGTTGCAGGTACTCTGCCAAGTTCGCCAGCCAGGGGGATTATGATCGAGCTATTCAGAGAAGTAGCTGGCAGATTTCGGCTCACCATGTCATTGAGGTTTATAGATGGGAGCCAAATTTCCAATTCGGTAAAGTGCCACTTCTTGCTGTTGGAGACTTTGTGGAAGCCCGCGTGGAAGGGCTTCCTGTTGAGTACTGCATAGACAACGCGGTGCTTAAAATTGGCAATGCTGTTTGCGAGCCCTTGGGTTGCCCGATCTATATGGTTGATACTTTGAATGGTAAACCTCCTCGATTTTGGTTTCCATTGATAGGTTCAACAAGTTTGGATCTTCCTTTGCATGTTCAGATAGCCGGTGGTCCACTTGTGGGATTGTCTTATTCTCGAGCACAGCAATGCTATCATTGTGGTAGATATGGGCACTTCCGCAAGACTTGTCCTGAGCTCAATCAACGGACAAGATCTCCCAACCGGGCTACACCTTCCAACTCTGGTCCAACTCGAGTCGGACGTCCTCATTTGGGTCGACAACCAGCCCCAGTTTCTTATGTGTCACCACGAACCTCGTTCCCTGAAGAAAATCGTGAAGGAACCACGAGTTCAGAAGAAAGTCATGAAGGAACCACGAGTTCAGAAGAAAGTCATGTAGGAACCACAAGTTCGGAAGAAAGTCATGAAGAAATCACAAGTTCGGAAGAAAGTCATGAAAGAACCACAAGTTTGGAAGAAAGTCATGAAGGAACCACAAGTTCGATCACACCATTTTCTCCTATAGAGTTCTTTGCCCACTCCTCGGGGAGTACTAGTCCCTCGAGGCCaattgaagaaacaaaaatgagcCCTAAGGGTGCTATGCTTGTTGAGAATGGAACGGAAAGCAAGCCGAAGGGTTACAATATAGGAGAAGAGGTTTCTGAAATCGACGTTGCTGTGAAAGTCGCTCATTTGAATGATCAAAGGGGAAATCAGCGTTGGGTTGCCATAACTCCCCGTGCTGGCGATGGGCCCCGTTGCTCCAAGAAATTGCTTTGCACAAGCATTGAGAATGCTGAGGACCGTAATGCAATCTGCGCATTAAAGGACACGTGCTACGAAAATGATGTTTCAATGGCGATTGTATTCGATAAATCCTCTGTTCTAAGCAACGACGATCGAATTGTCAGGTGCTTTGGTTTCTCTGCTTCTTACTCTGCAGAAATGACATTTCGAAGGTTCAGAGAAGATGGCTCAGCAGTGAACGTGAAGGGTAATTGCTTGCTGATGTGGAACGGGGAAGAACTTCGTGTTAGTGTTTCCCCTGTATCATATGGTAATACACAGCTTTTGTCCCAACATCTCGAATTTATCGCCTCGTGGGTGGTTAGTGAATCCGATTCAGATGAATCGTCTAATGGTTTTTCGAGTTCTGAAGGAGAAGGCTCAATCAGTTCATCTGTTTCTAGCGATGAATCCTCTCGAAATGGAGACACAGATTCGGATGAAtcctctttgttttcttctgcTGGAGAAGGTGTTTCAAATGAATCCTCCTCCTCGTCTAGTTCTAGCAATGAATCGTCTATTTTTCTTCCGAATGGAGATACAGATTCGGAGGGATCCTCTTTGTTTTCGACTGATGCAGAGGAAATTTCAAACGGATCGTCTGCTCCTTCTAGTTCTGAAGAAGGTAATGAATCATTTATTCTTTCTCCTAATGGTGAATGGGATTAGTGTATGATTGAGACCACATATTTCTCATGATTGAAACACTCCAACGTCTCCTTAACCATGCAAAATAGAGCAAATTTTATTGAGACTCCGGAGAGGAGTCAAGGTTCTGCAAAAGTTCAAGTCCCGATCCAATTCAGCAAGTCCGAATAGAGAAGGCAATAGGAGTTagttataaaattttgagctaCATTTTCTTATGGTACTTATAATAATCGTCTCTGAAATTTCACTATGTAGTTTTTGATCTGCAATTTTGTCCAGTATATAGTTCAGTTCTAACCATTTTAGGCTGTAGTAATGTCAATTTTACATACTCCATACTTTTTGTATACTAGTAACTGATGTCAAGGAAGTTTTGAAGGCAATAGAACAagatgttttttaaaaattatctcCCTCTTGTGACTTGTTGATTCTCTTGTTATAGCTGGTGATGGAACTTGGACAATATTTGAGCTTCATTTGGATAATGTCTGGTTTAACAATGTCCTTGCTAAATCTGATATCAACAGTGCCTATTTGCTAAATTTGACATTGTACGTCGACATTAttaatttctcttgtttttcaaTAGTTGTTCAGGACCAGTTTCAGTTAATGCAACTATTTGCAGTGGAGATTATCACTTTGATCTTTTGTACTGTTGACTAAGGTTGTCACATAAGCTATTGCTGTTGTGCACTAGCTAGAACACTCGTTCTATGACCTTGGGTGAAAGTTATCCAGTAATATTTACTTGTCTTCCTTTATACTGGACATTGTCTTCCCTTGTACTGGACAATGCTTTTTATTGTGTTTCAGATCGGAGGATATGGAGGGTGATGATTAGGCTGTGTTAGTAGGTAATCGAACGTTGTCTAGTTTCATTTTtcagtattattattatcactCTCCTACTATCTTATTCTTCGCTTTTATTATTACCTGTTGTTTCCCTTGCTTCGCTTATCCTATTGTTTGTCGTCGCTACTGTTCTTTTCTCCATTATTTTCAGCACGGCTTCTTCACAACTGCATTTCCTTTTCATACCTAATTTGATATGCTTTACTTTAGCGGAGGTCATtcgaaacaacctctctaccttcacaaGCGTAGTAGTAAGGCCGCGACACACCACACTCCCCacaccccacttgtgggataacattgggtatgttgtttttGTAATTAGTTGTAACCTTTTGTGTTGTCtgctatttttctcttttaataaGGTAATGCCTGCATTTTAAGCTGACATAGAATTCTCAATGATCTCTAAAGTAATGCAAGATTTCATGTTGGATGTATAAGAACTCAATGACAGAGAATTGAACTGATTCTTGAATGAACTTTTCTTCCCTTAGTAACTTTACTGTATAATCCATGATTTTTTGCAGtactttcacatttttaaaCGAAAACAACATTGTTGTATCTACTATTTTGGATTTATACgacattactttcatttttaatGTTACGGTACCATCCCATTCGTATTTTTGTAATAGTACTCTTTATAAAGtgcatattttttaaaatgggaaaagggtcaaaaatacccctctactttggaaaaagagctaaaaatatcctccgaatttatttttgatcaaaaataccccttccatttttaaaattttcatatatacccctgtcttgacggaaattatcccccaaaataacccgaaattattttttaaatccgctccatcatttaaaccctacccaactaaataataaccgataagatccccttatttcCCCAATttcctcaaacttcaaacctacgtattgggggaataaggggatcttatgggttattatttagttggatcGGGTTTACATGATAGAGcggatttaaaaaataatttagggttattttgggggataattttcattaagacaagggtatatttgaaaactttaaggatgggaggggtatttttgacccaaaataagttcggaggatatttttagtcctttttccaaagtagaggggtatttttgacccttttcccttttaaaattgTTAGATTCATTTCACGATAGAATTTAAGCTTTAATATTGTAATGTAT
This genomic interval from Lycium ferocissimum isolate CSIRO_LF1 unplaced genomic scaffold, AGI_CSIRO_Lferr_CH_V1 ctg1302, whole genome shotgun sequence contains the following:
- the LOC132042057 gene encoding uncharacterized protein LOC132042057, which gives rise to MAFDYVNSPPLIINYSADDMAQIHANVKFTVFIQLHGRKMGCYQLGSCLHGLFKLDGRVEVTEHGHCRYSAKFASQGDYDRAIQRSSWQISAHHVIEVYRWEPNFQFGKVPLLAVGDFVEARVEGLPVEYCIDNAVLKIGNAVCEPLGCPIYMVDTLNGKPPRFWFPLIGSTSLDLPLHVQIAGGPLVGLSYSRAQQCYHCGRYGHFRKTCPELNQRTRSPNRATPSNSGPTRVGRPHLGRQPAPVSYVSPRTSFPEENREGTTSSEESHEGTTSSEESHVGTTSSEESHEEITSSEESHERTTSLEESHEGTTSSITPFSPIEFFAHSSGSTSPSRPIEETKMSPKGAMLVENGTESKPKGYNIGEEVSEIDVAVKVAHLNDQRGNQRWVAITPRAGDGPRCSKKLLCTSIENAEDRNAICALKDTCYENDVSMAIVFDKSSVLSNDDRIVRCFGFSASYSAEMTFRRFREDGSAVNVKGNCLLMWNGEELRVSVSPVSYGNTQLLSQHLEFIASWVVSESDSDESSNGFSSSEGEGSISSSVSSDESSRNGDTDSDESSLFSSAGEGVSNESSSSSSSSNESSIFLPNGDTDSEGSSLFSTDAEEISNGSSAPSSSEEGNESFILSPNGEWD